Sequence from the Candidatus Omnitrophota bacterium genome:
GAGGTCTAACGGGATGCTGCGCAATCTTACTATTATAATAATAATGTTCTTGAGCACCTTCGGGCCGGCGCTCGTCATAGGGCTCGTCGGCGCGGCCGCGGTTAAGGCGGTAGGTAGGAATCCATCGGCCTCGGCGCGTATATTATCCGCGATGATAATAGCGTTTCTCTTCGCTGAAGCCATAGCGGTGCTCGCGATACTTATGGTCTTCAATATATTTAAATAGAAAGGCATATATAAATGCTTTTACAGCTGGTAGCGTTACAAGTTATCACTTTTATCGCGATAGCCGTTCTTTTAAAGATATTATTTTCCCGCCATCTAAATTCCGCGCTCAAAAGGCTCAAAACACTTCAGGACGAGGCAATGCTGCGTGAAAACCAATTAAAAGAAGAACTCGACGGCGCCAAAAAAGACAGGCTTGAAGAGATAGAGAAAGGGAAAAAAGAAGCCAAAGCTCTTATAGACCAGGCGAAGAAGGAAGTTGAGGCAATCAGGACTGGGGCCGAGGATGACGCGAGGCAACAGGGTAAAAATATCTTCGCGCACGGTCAGGAAGAGCTTGAGAAGATAAAGGCAAAGATGGAGTCGGATATGGAGGGTAGATCATTGCAGCTGGCGGTAGATCTTATCTCTTACACCTTCAGCCATAAGGGCAAGGAAGATCTTCAGCGGCAATTCATAGCCGAGCTCATAGACGAGATAGCCGATCTGGAGAAGAACAAATTTTCTGTAAAGACAAACAAGGCGCATATATTAACGAGTTTTCCATTGACCGATAAAGAGAAGGAGAAGCTCAAGAAGGTCCTGTCCGAAAAGATGGGTTTAGCCGTTACAATAACAGAAAAGATAACACCGGAATTGATAACAGGTTTAATTATACAGCTCGATGCTTTGGAGATAGACGGCAGTTTGAAGAACAGGCTGCGCAAGGCGCTGCCGCTTTTAAAAAAGCAATAAGCCTACACCGGGGGCGGTGTAGATAAGGTTAAATATGCAAAAGAGTACAGTTATTTCGAGCCTCGATATACGCGAGGTAGGCGCTGTAAAAGAAGTAAAACAGGGCATAGTAAAAGTATCGGGACTTCCTTCCTGCATATTTGGCCAGCTGGTCGATTTTGGCCACGGCCAAAAGGGTATGGTGATGGGGTTCAATCAGTACGAAGTCCTTGTCATCGTGCTCGGCGACGATTCCAGTATTAATACAGGTGATACCGTAACGAGCCGTTCTGAGTTATTGACGGTTCCCGTCGGGCCGGGGTTTGTCGGGCGTGTCGTGGACTGTCTTGCCAGGCCTATAGATGCCAGAGGCGACATAAAGGCGGCCGATAATTATCCGGTCTTCCGCGAGGCGCTCGGAGTTATGGAGCGCGAGCCGGTGACAGCGCCGCTAGAGACGGGAACAAAGATACTTGATATGGTGATCCCGATAGGCAAGGGCCAGAGAGAACTTGTAATCGGCGACCGGCAGACGGGGAAGACATCTATCGCGCTCGACGCTATCCTGAATCAAAAAGGCAAAAATGTTATCTGCATATACTGCTATATAGGCGGCAGCCAGTCCGCGCTTAAAAAAACGATGAGCCTTTTAAATGAAAAAGCCGCGTCGCCATACACAATTGTTTTATGCGCTACCGCATCGAGTACGCCTGCCGAACAATACCTTGCGCCATATGTAGCCGCGTGTCTGGGCGAATATTTCATGTTCAATGGCCAGGATGTCCTGCTCATCTTCGATGATCTTACAAAACACGCGTGGGCATACAGGCAATTATCGCTTTTGTTGGAACGGCCGCCGGGCAGAGAAGCTTACCCGGGCGATATATTTTATATCCATTCGCAGTTGATGGAACGCGCCGGTAAATTAAAGGCAGGCCTTGGCGGCGGAACGATGACATTTTTACCTATAGCATCCACGCTGCAGGGCGATATCACAGGTTATATACAGTCGAACCTGGTTTCAATGACCGACGGGCAGATATATTTAAGTTCCGCCTTATTCTATGAAGGGTTTAAGCCGGCGATAGATCTTGGCTTGTCCGTTTCGCGTATAGGAAGCAAAGTTCAGTCTCCCGCTATACGTAATGTAAGCGGAGGCTTAAGGCTCCAATATGCGCAGTACCGAGAACTCCAGAGACTTACAAGGCTAAGGACGAAATTGTCCAAAGAGGCCATGGATCAGATAAGGCGGGGCGAGACCTTAAGAGAGCTTCTTATACAGGAGAACGGCAAGCCCGTGAGCATGGCCGAAGAGATAGTGATATTCTACGCGTTCAAAAAACGCATTCTGGAAATCCTGAAGCCGGATGTGCTGAAAAATTTTAAAAGAGAATTCTTCAAGTATCTTTGCAACGTAGAACCGATGCTGGTCGACAAAATAGAAAAAGAGCAGACGCTTACCGACGATATAACGACGTCGCTGGACCGTAATATAGTGAACTATTTCCAGGATACGAACCATTTGACAAAAGCTCATGGTTCGTCCTGAGCGAAGTCGAAGGACCAAGAAAGGCGCATGATCCCAATAGCGGAGTTAAAGCAGAATCTGGAGTTGAATAAAAGCCTGGGCTCCGTAATCGAAACGCTCAAGGCCGGCAGCGCTATACAGGTGAGAGAATTTCAGGCAAAAAGACGGGCGTCGGATAAATTATTCATGATGCTTAAAGAGTGCTTCGATGCTATATCTAAGAGAGGCGCGATAAAGCATCCATTATTCTTCTATGATAAAGAACTCCCTTCCTGCATTATCTTGGTTACATCAGACGATGGTTTTGTCGGGGAGTTAAACTCGGCTGTTATAAACGCCGCGTTGGAAGAGAGGAAGAGCCAGAACGACGAAATTGTCGTTTTGGGTGAAAGAGGGGCGGGTTATTTTGAAGACCGCAGCGAATCGTTTATACCCTTTCCCGGTATAAGCGAAGATATAAAACCTGCGGAACTAAGGAGCATTAAAAAACATATAATTAGCCGTTATTCAAATAAAAGGATCGGGCAGGTAAAGATAGTTTATCCGGAATCGACGAGTGTGGGATCGTGGAAAGTTGCCGTTACCCAGCTATTGCCGTTAGTTCCGGCCCAGCTAATGTCCGATACGGCGCAGAACACAAGTAATATAGATCTTAAAGATCTTCTGATAGAGCCTTCTATAAACAGCGTTGCGGAAGGGCTGGTTAATCTTTGGCTGGATGTTGTGCTTTATAATATATTCTGGTCGAGCAAATTTTCCGAATTTGGAGCGCGGCTCATGCATCTTGAAGGCAGCGAGCAGGAGCTTGGGCGCATGAAACAGCAATTATCGCTGCAGTATTTTAAGCATGTGCATGCGTTGGCCGACAGGACAATACGTGAGATATTGAGCGCTCGTATAGGATTAGGAAAGGCATCATGAGTAATATGGGTAAAGTCATAGCTGTTTCGGGCCCTATAGTCGATGTACAGTTCGAAAGCCATGACGATATGCCGGCGATGTATGAAATAATGACTCTTAAGACATGTGAGCTTAAGGATGTCGTGCTTGAAGTCGTAGAGCACAGAGAAAATAATATATGCCGCTGTATCGCGCTTGCCCCGACGTACGGCATACAGAGAAATTCTCCCGTGAAATCCACCGGCCAGTATCTTCTCGTTCCGCACGCTGAAAACGTATTCGGCCGGATAGTGAATGTAATGGGCCAGCCGATAGACGGGAAAGGGCCGATAAAAGGAGATTCTCTCGTTTCTACAAGGCGTAAGATCAAACCCGAGGTGTTATACTCCGATAAAAAGATAGAATTAAGATACGAGATAATGGAGACGGGAATAAAGATAATAGATATACTCTTTCCGCTTATGAAGGGCTCGAAAACAGGTATTATAGGAGGCGCGGGGTTAGGCAAGAGCGTATTGATACTGGAAATAATACATAATGTCATTACGAAACGTCGCGGCTCATGCGTTTTTGCCGGCATAGGCGAACGTATAAGAGAAGGCAATGAATTGTACTATGAATTTGTAAGAACGGGGTTGCTCGACAGGTCGGTGCTTATATTCGGGCAGATGAATGAATCCCCCGGCGCGAGGTTTGAGGCGGCCAATACAGGTGTCACGTTTGCCGAATCGCTGCAGGACAAGGGCCAGGATGTGCTCTTCTTCATGGATAATGTATTCCGTTTTTCACAGGCGGGAAGCGAATTGTCGGCGCTTTTGGGCAGGATACCGTCCGAGACAGGATACCAGCCGACATTGACGACAGAGATAAGCCAGTTTCACGAGCGTATACGTTCGCGCGAGGGGGCCAGCATTACTTCCGTGGAAGCCGTTTACGTTCCGGCGGATGACCTGACCGACCCGGCCGTAGTGGCTATATTTACGCACCTGGATTCTATAATAACGCTGTCGCGTTCTTACGTTCAGAAAGGCATATATCCCGCGATAAACCCCTTAGAATCATCCTCCGGGTTTATCGATCCTTATATAATAGGTAAACGTCACTTTGATATAGCGCAGGAGGTTTTAAGGCATTTCCAGAAACATGATGAATTGCAGCGCATAGTCTCTATCGTCGGAAAAGAAGAGCTCTCCAAGCAGGAGAGGGTCATATTTGACAGGGCAAGGAAGCTGCAGAATTTTTTAACGCAGTCATTCTTTGTCGCGGAAGCCTATACGGGACAGAAGGGCGCGTATGTGAGCCTGGAAAATACGATAGCGGGTTGTGAAAAGATAGTATCCGGAGGCCTCGATTCCATTCCGGATGAAAAATTTTACATGATAGGCCAAATAGAGGAAGCCCTTATATAGATGAAGATAGGCGATATACTTGTTCAGAAAGGTTTAATAACGCAGGCCGAGCTTGATAAGGCGCTTAAGGCCAGCCAGAAGTCCGGGGATATATTAGGCAAGACCCTGGTGCGTCTTGGCCTGATAACCGAAGAGAAGCTGCTCGAAATATTAGCCGAACAGCTCTGCCTCCCGTATTATCCCAACCTTAAAGATATTTCCATATCCCCCGACCTGATTCAGCGGGTGCCGGCCAAATTTGTCCTTCACTATAAATTTATGCCGCTGATGATAAAGGGAAATCAGCTTACTATAGCGGTATCCGATCCTCTGGCGGTATGGCTGATAGAGGATCTAAAGCTTCATCTCGGGTATGATGTCGAAAGAGTTCTCGCGCCGGAAGAAGAGATTATGAATTCTATAAGACTGTACTACGGGATCGGCGCGGAGACGGTCGAAGAGATAATGACTCAGGACACGGTAACAGTTGAGGAAAAGAAGGCGTCCAGGGAAGAGGTGGAGGATCTTGAGAGGACCGCCCAGGACGCATCCGTCATAAAACTTGTTAATCAGATATTATCCGAAGCTGTCGGGGCGAGGGCAACCGACATACATATAGAAGCGTACCGCGACAGGATCCGCGTGAGGCAGCGTATAGACGGCATCCTGTATGATATGCGAGTGCCGGAACAGATAAAATATCTTCACGCGGCGATAGTTTCGCGCATAAAGATATTGTCAAACCTGAATGTGGTCGAGCGCCGCCTGCCGCAGGATGGCCGCGCGATAATAAAGGTCCGCGATAAACAGGTCGACTTGAGAATTTCGATAATACCGTCGCTTTACGGGGAAAATGTAGTAATAAGGATACTTCCGGTGCACCTATTGTTTAATTTAGACGATCTTGGCCTGTTCCCCGAAGAGAGAAAGGCTATAGAAGCGCTGATGGAGAAGCCGCACGGCATAATACTATTGACCGGCCCTACCGGCAGTGGAAAAACTACAACTCTTTATACATGCCTTACAAAATTAAATACCGACGAGGTTAAGATAATAACTATAGAGGATCCTGTAGAATACGAGCTTCCCGGCGTTACGCAGATACAGGTCAGGCCGGAGATAGGGCTGACATTCGCGAACGCTCTTCGCAGCATATTAAGGCATGACCCTGATGTAATGATGGTAGGAGAAATAAGAGACCTTGAAACGGCCGAACTTGCCATCAGGACAGCCCTTACGGGACATCTGATATTTTCCACTCTGCATACAAATGATTCCGCCAGCGGCGCGACAAGACTTATGGATATAGGTATAGAGCCGTACCTGGTAGCGTCGAGCGTGAACGCGTTTATATCGCAAAGGCTCGTCAGGGTGATATGCCCGGACTGCAAGGAAGAGATGAAGAATAAAGAAACGCTGCCTTCTTTCCTTAAAAATGTAAAAGTTTATCATGGCAAAGGGTGTGAGTCATGTAAATTTATAGGTTATAAAGGCCGTACCGCGATATATGAAATATTACTCGTTACCGAAGAGATTCAGGATCTTATACTACAGCGCGCGTCGTCCGCCCAGATAGCGAAAAAGGCGAAGGATCTGGGTTTTAAGACACTGCGCGATTCCGGCATAGTGAAGATAAAGATGGGTGTTACCACGCCGGAAGAGGTTTTGCGCGCCACGGAATTGGAAGATTAATATTAAATGCCGAAATTTTTGTATAAAGCAAAACACGGCCTTGACGAGACGTTCGAAGGTGAGATAGAAGCGTCAAATCAGGACGAAGCCCTCAAGAGGCTCATGGCCAGGGGACTCTTCCCCGTAAGCATAACGGAATCCGCCCCTAAAGAAAAAAAGCAGACAAAAAAATTTCAATTAAAACTGGGCGGCAGTAGAATAGGCGCCGGCGAGATATTGGTCTTTACCAGAAAGCTCGCTACCCTTACAAGGGCAAAGGTAGAGTTGTTACCAAGCCTTAAGATCCTGTATGAACAGACCGAAAACGAAAAATTTAAATCCATAATACTGGAACTCTATAATGGCACAAAGGAAGGCACTCATTTTTCCGAAAGCCTTGCCCGCTATCCCGAAATTTTCCCGTCCCTGTATATAAATATAATCAGGGCCGGCGAGGCAAGCGGTCATCTTGATGCGGGCCTCGATCAGATAAGCGAATTTATGAGCCGCGAAGAGAGCTTGAAGTCAAAAGTGCTTACGGCCCTCGCGTATCCGGCGCTTCTGCTTATAGTGGGCCTTACCAGTATATTTGTGCTAATAAATTTTGTTATTCCCAAACTTAAACCTATATTTGAAAATGTCGGCGCGAAAGAACTTCCGGCGATAACAAAGATAATACTTAATATAAGCGTTATATCCAATAAGATATGGTGGGTGGTGCTTTTAGCGATCGCCGCCACAGTGATATTTATATATTATCAGAAGGGCGCGCCTTATTTTAAGAACATAACAAGAAAGATAAAGTCGCACCTTCCCGTTATAAAAAATCTAAGCAAGAATCAGGAGCTGGCGCATCTGTCGCGTTCTCTGGGACTTTTGTTGAAAAGCGGCGTGCCCGCGTTAAGGTCGTTGGAAATAATAACTCCCGGTATAGAGAATGATGCCTTAAAAGAAGAGATAAGATCGGTTTGCCGCGATGTCGCTTCGGGACAATCGATAGCGCAAAGCATGGGGGCCTCTACGAACTTGCCGTCGTTTTTTGTAAAGATGATAGCCGTAGGCGAGGAATCCGGCAGGCTTTCGGAAGTATTAGATGAATTGTCGAGGTCATATACACAGCAGATAGAAGCCGATATAGCCATAATCTCCTCTCTTATAGAGCCCGTTTTAATATTAGCCCTTGGAATTATTTTAGGCACTATAGTGCTTTCTATACTTTTGCCCACGTTCCAGGTAACCCAGATAGTGCATTAATTATGAGAACCCCCACAGCGCTTGAGATAGGCGACAGATATATTAAACTTGTGATAGCCAGGACGGCCGAGCGGGAAGTCCCCCTGGACTGTTTTGTGAAATCGTCGCAGGGCCTCAAGGATGAAGAGATCACCAAGATTATCAAGGAGATGTTGAGCAAAGCGGGCCGTAAGATAAATTCGGTCGTTGTTAATCTGCCCAGAAACCTTGTTACCATGAGAAACCTGCACCTGCCTAGCCAGGACCCTGATGAGATCTCCCAGATGATAGACCTGCATGTGGGAAGGATAGTGCCCTATAAAAAGGAGGAGATAGTATTTGACCATCTGTCTCTCCGGACGGACTCTTTAGGCTATACCGCGCAGATGCTCGCGATAGTCCATAAGGATGTATTGAAGAGGTACCAGAGGATATTGGACGCGGCGGGTATAGAGATGGAGAACGTCTTTTTAAGTTCTTACGGTGTATGGCAGTGGGCTTCCAATAAGTTTAAATCCCAAATAAGCGCGAATGATCTGTACCTTCTTCTCGATATAGATTCCGCTTATACGGATTTTATAATTTTTGACAGGGAAAACATACTTTTTAGCCGAACGCTTGCGTTTGAAGTAAAGGATGTCATTGCCAACAGCGAATTGAACAAATTTATAGGCGAGATAAAGCAGTCTCTCTTGATATTCCATAAGAACGAATCCATAAATAAAAAACCCTCCGCTATATTTATTTCGGGCATCTCGGAAGGAAATATAGCAGACGCCATAAAGAAAGAATTCGATGTCTCGGTGAGCGCTATTCCGAATCCTATATCGGACTCAGGAAAGTTAAAAAGGCTTGAAATACCGCCGGATCTTTCGCTTACGGCTGTCGCGAATTTTGCCGTTGAGGATAAGGGTAAGCGGCTCTCCTTTGCCCTGCCTGAAATGATAGTTAAAAAGTCGCTTAAAGAGAAGACGAAAGACCTTACCATGCTGGGCATTACGTTATTCTATATATTTACGATAATAATGGCTTTTATCTGGGCAGGCCAGTATAACCGTCAGTTCTATCTTAAGCGGCTGGTCCAGCGGAATAAGCTTATAGAGCTTGATATAGGCAACCTCGTGGACCAGTACAAGAAGATAGGTTTTGTGAAAAATTTTATATACCAACGCAATATTCCCCTCTTACTGCTTAATGAAATAGAGAAGTTGGTGCCCTCGGAAATAATAATAAATTATATCTCTATAGAGCAGGGTAATTCCATTACGCTTAGAGGTCAGGGCGTTAAGCTTTCCGATGTATTTAAATTTGTGACCACGCTTGAAAACTCAAAATATTTTCAGGATGTAGCCACCAAATAT
This genomic interval carries:
- a CDS encoding ATP synthase F0 subunit C yields the protein MLRNLTIIIIMFLSTFGPALVIGLVGAAAVKAVGRNPSASARILSAMIIAFLFAEAIAVLAILMVFNIFK
- a CDS encoding F0F1 ATP synthase subunit delta, producing the protein MLLQLVALQVITFIAIAVLLKILFSRHLNSALKRLKTLQDEAMLRENQLKEELDGAKKDRLEEIEKGKKEAKALIDQAKKEVEAIRTGAEDDARQQGKNIFAHGQEELEKIKAKMESDMEGRSLQLAVDLISYTFSHKGKEDLQRQFIAELIDEIADLEKNKFSVKTNKAHILTSFPLTDKEKEKLKKVLSEKMGLAVTITEKITPELITGLIIQLDALEIDGSLKNRLRKALPLLKKQ
- a CDS encoding F0F1 ATP synthase subunit alpha, which translates into the protein MQKSTVISSLDIREVGAVKEVKQGIVKVSGLPSCIFGQLVDFGHGQKGMVMGFNQYEVLVIVLGDDSSINTGDTVTSRSELLTVPVGPGFVGRVVDCLARPIDARGDIKAADNYPVFREALGVMEREPVTAPLETGTKILDMVIPIGKGQRELVIGDRQTGKTSIALDAILNQKGKNVICIYCYIGGSQSALKKTMSLLNEKAASPYTIVLCATASSTPAEQYLAPYVAACLGEYFMFNGQDVLLIFDDLTKHAWAYRQLSLLLERPPGREAYPGDIFYIHSQLMERAGKLKAGLGGGTMTFLPIASTLQGDITGYIQSNLVSMTDGQIYLSSALFYEGFKPAIDLGLSVSRIGSKVQSPAIRNVSGGLRLQYAQYRELQRLTRLRTKLSKEAMDQIRRGETLRELLIQENGKPVSMAEEIVIFYAFKKRILEILKPDVLKNFKREFFKYLCNVEPMLVDKIEKEQTLTDDITTSLDRNIVNYFQDTNHLTKAHGSS
- a CDS encoding F0F1 ATP synthase subunit gamma gives rise to the protein MIPIAELKQNLELNKSLGSVIETLKAGSAIQVREFQAKRRASDKLFMMLKECFDAISKRGAIKHPLFFYDKELPSCIILVTSDDGFVGELNSAVINAALEERKSQNDEIVVLGERGAGYFEDRSESFIPFPGISEDIKPAELRSIKKHIISRYSNKRIGQVKIVYPESTSVGSWKVAVTQLLPLVPAQLMSDTAQNTSNIDLKDLLIEPSINSVAEGLVNLWLDVVLYNIFWSSKFSEFGARLMHLEGSEQELGRMKQQLSLQYFKHVHALADRTIREILSARIGLGKAS
- the atpD gene encoding F0F1 ATP synthase subunit beta yields the protein MSNMGKVIAVSGPIVDVQFESHDDMPAMYEIMTLKTCELKDVVLEVVEHRENNICRCIALAPTYGIQRNSPVKSTGQYLLVPHAENVFGRIVNVMGQPIDGKGPIKGDSLVSTRRKIKPEVLYSDKKIELRYEIMETGIKIIDILFPLMKGSKTGIIGGAGLGKSVLILEIIHNVITKRRGSCVFAGIGERIREGNELYYEFVRTGLLDRSVLIFGQMNESPGARFEAANTGVTFAESLQDKGQDVLFFMDNVFRFSQAGSELSALLGRIPSETGYQPTLTTEISQFHERIRSREGASITSVEAVYVPADDLTDPAVVAIFTHLDSIITLSRSYVQKGIYPAINPLESSSGFIDPYIIGKRHFDIAQEVLRHFQKHDELQRIVSIVGKEELSKQERVIFDRARKLQNFLTQSFFVAEAYTGQKGAYVSLENTIAGCEKIVSGGLDSIPDEKFYMIGQIEEALI
- a CDS encoding GspE/PulE family protein produces the protein MKIGDILVQKGLITQAELDKALKASQKSGDILGKTLVRLGLITEEKLLEILAEQLCLPYYPNLKDISISPDLIQRVPAKFVLHYKFMPLMIKGNQLTIAVSDPLAVWLIEDLKLHLGYDVERVLAPEEEIMNSIRLYYGIGAETVEEIMTQDTVTVEEKKASREEVEDLERTAQDASVIKLVNQILSEAVGARATDIHIEAYRDRIRVRQRIDGILYDMRVPEQIKYLHAAIVSRIKILSNLNVVERRLPQDGRAIIKVRDKQVDLRISIIPSLYGENVVIRILPVHLLFNLDDLGLFPEERKAIEALMEKPHGIILLTGPTGSGKTTTLYTCLTKLNTDEVKIITIEDPVEYELPGVTQIQVRPEIGLTFANALRSILRHDPDVMMVGEIRDLETAELAIRTALTGHLIFSTLHTNDSASGATRLMDIGIEPYLVASSVNAFISQRLVRVICPDCKEEMKNKETLPSFLKNVKVYHGKGCESCKFIGYKGRTAIYEILLVTEEIQDLILQRASSAQIAKKAKDLGFKTLRDSGIVKIKMGVTTPEEVLRATELED
- a CDS encoding type II secretion system F family protein, yielding MPKFLYKAKHGLDETFEGEIEASNQDEALKRLMARGLFPVSITESAPKEKKQTKKFQLKLGGSRIGAGEILVFTRKLATLTRAKVELLPSLKILYEQTENEKFKSIILELYNGTKEGTHFSESLARYPEIFPSLYINIIRAGEASGHLDAGLDQISEFMSREESLKSKVLTALAYPALLLIVGLTSIFVLINFVIPKLKPIFENVGAKELPAITKIILNISVISNKIWWVVLLAIAATVIFIYYQKGAPYFKNITRKIKSHLPVIKNLSKNQELAHLSRSLGLLLKSGVPALRSLEIITPGIENDALKEEIRSVCRDVASGQSIAQSMGASTNLPSFFVKMIAVGEESGRLSEVLDELSRSYTQQIEADIAIISSLIEPVLILALGIILGTIVLSILLPTFQVTQIVH
- the pilM gene encoding pilus assembly protein PilM is translated as MRTPTALEIGDRYIKLVIARTAEREVPLDCFVKSSQGLKDEEITKIIKEMLSKAGRKINSVVVNLPRNLVTMRNLHLPSQDPDEISQMIDLHVGRIVPYKKEEIVFDHLSLRTDSLGYTAQMLAIVHKDVLKRYQRILDAAGIEMENVFLSSYGVWQWASNKFKSQISANDLYLLLDIDSAYTDFIIFDRENILFSRTLAFEVKDVIANSELNKFIGEIKQSLLIFHKNESINKKPSAIFISGISEGNIADAIKKEFDVSVSAIPNPISDSGKLKRLEIPPDLSLTAVANFAVEDKGKRLSFALPEMIVKKSLKEKTKDLTMLGITLFYIFTIIMAFIWAGQYNRQFYLKRLVQRNKLIELDIGNLVDQYKKIGFVKNFIYQRNIPLLLLNEIEKLVPSEIIINYISIEQGNSITLRGQGVKLSDVFKFVTTLENSKYFQDVATKYTRTKKVKDRELTDFEITFIVSLSKKQTAVG